A section of the Deltaproteobacteria bacterium genome encodes:
- a CDS encoding MBL fold metallo-hydrolase — protein MISFRDLPNPHQATLKDLKLKIGPYSVHAVPTGMFGLDGGAMFGTVPKVLWEKSNPCDLSNRIAMEARALLLVSDQYRILIDCGIGGDFIAKYGDKAGAKFAEMYAVDQGATSLKGSLKKHGLTTDDITHVILTHLHFDHAGSATCALAGKLVPTFQNAKYFVQRTNLETARNPNRREKASYFGVNFEPLVEAGVLNMLDGSVENLLPGISVGTSDGHTTGQQYVRISDGMTTLYYCGDVIPTSSHVRLPWVMGYDLRPLDLIEEKSVLLSSAASENAYLFFEHDPYLDVTTVTADKGDFAVKDRFRLV, from the coding sequence ATGATATCATTTCGCGATCTTCCTAACCCGCATCAAGCAACTCTCAAGGACCTCAAACTTAAAATTGGTCCTTACAGCGTACACGCAGTTCCAACCGGTATGTTTGGTCTCGATGGCGGAGCGATGTTTGGAACAGTGCCAAAAGTATTGTGGGAAAAATCTAATCCCTGTGACTTAAGCAATCGGATTGCGATGGAAGCACGCGCCTTATTATTGGTATCAGATCAATATCGAATTCTGATTGATTGCGGAATCGGCGGGGACTTTATCGCTAAGTATGGCGACAAAGCGGGCGCAAAATTCGCGGAAATGTACGCTGTAGATCAGGGTGCAACGTCATTAAAAGGATCATTGAAAAAACATGGTCTCACGACAGATGACATCACCCACGTGATCCTCACCCATTTGCATTTTGACCACGCTGGTTCTGCAACATGCGCACTCGCCGGGAAACTTGTTCCGACATTCCAAAATGCGAAATATTTTGTTCAGCGGACAAATCTTGAAACTGCTCGCAATCCAAATCGTCGTGAAAAAGCGAGCTATTTTGGAGTGAACTTTGAACCGTTAGTGGAAGCCGGTGTATTGAATATGTTAGATGGAAGTGTCGAAAATCTGTTGCCGGGAATTTCGGTTGGTACCTCAGACGGACATACCACCGGTCAGCAGTATGTTCGAATTTCTGACGGCATGACCACTCTGTATTATTGCGGCGATGTGATTCCCACGTCTTCCCATGTTCGCCTACCTTGGGTGATGGGTTACGACCTACGCCCGCTAGATTTAATCGAAGAAAAGTCGGTGCTTCTATCAAGTGCGGCCAGCGAAAATGCCTATTTGTTTTTC
- a CDS encoding 1-acyl-sn-glycerol-3-phosphate acyltransferase: MRDWDYENDQWTRLPGYLKHLPLFTRHFDLVSLVFRTLWSIILKYWFFKFYIRLKVVGDFHEVRKNYPKLLVISNHASHLDAVSIAAAVPFRYWMDLYIAAAKDYFFSNPLFTFFSKHCLGAIPIDRKDKKGEAVELCLNLLSNLEAIWLIIFPEGTRSKDGFIGQFKRGVSLFSEKTTTPLLFLYLEGNGELWPKGRIFAVPGPLTIHIGPVHPPAPIELIYEHYRDWVIGINPNAFRGEDPSEIETYLTSM; this comes from the coding sequence ATGCGAGACTGGGACTATGAAAACGACCAATGGACCAGACTTCCGGGCTACTTAAAACATCTGCCGCTTTTCACGCGGCACTTCGACCTCGTGAGCCTCGTCTTTCGAACGCTCTGGTCAATCATTCTAAAATACTGGTTTTTCAAATTTTATATCCGCCTCAAAGTCGTTGGCGACTTTCATGAGGTTCGGAAAAATTATCCAAAGCTTCTTGTCATTAGCAACCATGCAAGTCACTTAGATGCCGTATCGATTGCTGCCGCCGTGCCATTTCGCTATTGGATGGATCTCTACATAGCAGCAGCGAAAGATTATTTCTTTTCAAATCCTCTTTTTACCTTTTTCTCAAAGCACTGTTTGGGTGCGATCCCGATCGATCGGAAAGATAAAAAGGGAGAGGCCGTCGAACTTTGCCTCAATTTGCTTTCTAATCTTGAGGCTATTTGGTTGATTATTTTTCCAGAAGGTACTCGTTCTAAAGATGGGTTCATCGGACAGTTTAAACGCGGCGTCAGTCTTTTTAGCGAGAAGACAACGACACCGCTTTTGTTTTTGTATCTTGAGGGCAATGGCGAGCTTTGGCCAAAAGGTCGGATTTTTGCGGTGCCTGGTCCTTTGACAATCCATATCGGACCAGTGCATCCGCCAGCGCCGATTGAACTCATTTATGAACATTACCGGGACTGGGTCATAGGAATTAATCCCAATGCCTTTCGAGGCGAAGATCCTTCTGAAATTGAGACTTACTTAACGTCTATGTAA